A region from the Microcella frigidaquae genome encodes:
- a CDS encoding MFS transporter codes for MLTVLRNRWFAALFASQVSSLVATGLLTVALALVAVRLDPGAAAGIIGTALTIRIAVYVVVSPLASALLAGRSSRAVLVGADLVRLIVAGALVFATAPWQLYVGIVLLQTASAVFTPTYQAVIPRVLPDERDYTAAQSLSRLAYDLESLLSPPLAALLVLVLPPQALFGIVALGFLGSGLAVLLARLHDQVGSTAEPVRRRLLRGLGVLARTPGPRFAAVLDAATATIYATVLVSSVVLLIDAGADPVDPSAALAAVLVAFGLGSIAVAVALPALLRRLRDTTVMLLGAGVAVLALACAAAAALLDGLSVLGIGALWAVLGASSSAISTPSARLIRTEVAADQHAAVFAARFSTSHAWYAVTYPVAGLLGTIAPSGAATAALAGLAAAALLAGLAMVPPRSPD; via the coding sequence ATGCTCACCGTATTGCGCAACAGATGGTTCGCCGCTCTCTTCGCGTCGCAGGTGTCGTCGCTCGTCGCGACCGGGCTGCTGACCGTCGCCCTCGCCCTCGTCGCGGTGCGGCTCGACCCGGGTGCCGCGGCGGGCATCATCGGCACGGCCCTCACCATCCGCATCGCCGTCTACGTCGTCGTCTCGCCGCTCGCGAGCGCGCTGCTCGCCGGGCGCTCCAGCCGGGCGGTGCTCGTCGGCGCCGACCTCGTGCGTCTGATCGTCGCCGGGGCGCTCGTCTTCGCGACCGCACCGTGGCAGCTGTACGTCGGCATCGTGCTGCTTCAGACCGCCTCGGCCGTCTTCACGCCCACCTATCAGGCGGTGATCCCGCGCGTGCTGCCCGACGAGCGCGACTACACGGCGGCCCAGTCGCTGTCGCGGCTGGCCTACGACCTCGAATCGCTGCTGAGCCCGCCGCTCGCGGCGCTGCTCGTGCTCGTGCTGCCCCCGCAGGCGCTGTTCGGCATCGTCGCGCTCGGCTTCCTCGGCTCCGGGCTCGCGGTGCTGCTCGCCCGCCTGCACGACCAGGTCGGGTCGACGGCCGAGCCCGTGCGACGACGCCTGCTGCGCGGGCTCGGAGTTCTGGCGCGCACCCCCGGCCCCCGGTTCGCCGCCGTGCTCGACGCCGCGACCGCCACCATCTACGCGACCGTGCTCGTGTCGAGCGTCGTGCTGCTCATCGACGCGGGCGCCGACCCTGTTGACCCCTCGGCGGCGCTCGCCGCCGTGCTCGTCGCCTTCGGCCTCGGCTCCATCGCGGTCGCGGTTGCGCTGCCCGCCCTCCTGCGGCGCCTGCGCGACACCACCGTCATGCTGCTCGGCGCGGGGGTCGCGGTGCTGGCGCTCGCCTGCGCGGCCGCGGCCGCGCTGCTCGACGGCCTGAGCGTGCTCGGCATCGGCGCGCTCTGGGCCGTGCTCGGAGCATCCAGCAGCGCCATCAGCACCCCGAGCGCCCGTCTCATCCGCACCGAGGTGGCCGCCGATCAGCACGCGGCGGTGTTCGCCGCCCGGTTCTCGACCTCGCACGCCTGGTATGCCGTGACCTACCCCGTCGCGGGGCTGCTCGGCACCATCGCACCGTCGGGTGCCGCGACCGCCGCGCTCGCGGGTCTCGCGGCCGCCGCGCTCCTCGCCGGTCTCGCCATGGTTCCTCCTCGATCGCCCGACTAG